The genomic interval GCATGAACAGAAAGGTTACCGCGGCCGCCTCCCAGTACTCGCCGATGATAACGGCTCCGGTAACGGCAATGGTTACCAGGGCGTCGATCCCGACGATGCGATGCCTCAGCGCCCCGATGGCCTTCCTGAAAACAGGGGTGCCTGCAATTACGGTTGTGGCAAGCATCAGAAATATCGTGATCTTTTCGTATCCGATCATCTCTTTCAGCACGAAGGATGCAGCGGCCAGAATCCCCGAGATGAGAACAATCCGCCCTTTCGTCATTTTCATCATTGCAGACACCCCCTTCTTCCTACTTTTCGCTCAGGACCCGGTAGCCCAGGCTTTCAATTTTCGCCCTGATCTCTTCTGCGGTGACAGCGCTGTCGTCAAAGCTCACCTTTACTCTTGATGAATTGAACAGCACCTCTGAACTGCTGATGCCTCCGGTTTTTTTCAGCATACCCTCGATTTTCGCTATGCAGCTCGGACAGGAAACGGTTTCCAGCTGAAACGTTCTGTTTGTCATGAATATGACCTCCCTTTATGTGTGGTAGGCTGAGGATACAGGAGGCCCGGATTTCCTTCCTTGACGCAGGTCAAAATTTTAAAAAACCTCAAATTGTGGTCATTCCGAAGAGGCCAGTTTAAAGGATAGCGGGATCTGATTTTTCCTCTCATTCCCGAGGAGCGAAAAAGAGAGATCCGGAACAGGGTACCGCCCTGATCCGGATCTCTCTTTTTGCTTGCCGGAACGTCCCGAGTAGTATGGACGGACTGCCGGCCGATTCTTCTTACCTATCTTCCCTTGGAGGGATTGTTTCTTTTCTGGGCTGTATTTACCTTTGCCGGTACAAGCCCCCGTTGTTCCCCTTCGTGCTCGAACCGGAAGTACCCCACCAGTTTCCGGAGTTCCCTGGAGAGATCGGCAAGATCTTCGGAGCCCTGGGCGACCCGTTCCGCCGACTCGGCCACTTCTTTCATCTGTCCCCGCACCATGTCGGAGGACGCCGCCGAGGCACTGACCCGGGACGCGATGTTCTGCACAGCCCCGGCGATCTCCTCGCTCGACGCCGCCTGTTCCTCCGAGACGGCCGCCAGGTCCTGGGTCGAGGACGAAATTCTTGACAGGGCTTCCATCATCTTCGCAATGGTCTCCCGGGTCCCTTCCGCGAGCCCGGCAGAGGCGTGGGAGTTCTTCGCGCTCTTTTCCGACGAGGAGACCACCTGGTCCAGGTCTTTTGTAATCATCCCCGCAAGCTCCGCGATCTTCTTCGCCGCCTCGTTGCTCTCCTCGGCGAGCTTCCGCACTTCTTCCGCCACCACGGCGAAGCCCCGT from Aminivibrio pyruvatiphilus carries:
- a CDS encoding methyl-accepting chemotaxis protein → AGVAAESEQASEEVRKLGDRAREIQSFVSQIGGIADQTNLLALNAAIEAARAGEAGRGFAVVAEEVRKLAEESNEAAKKIAELAGMITKDLDQVVSSSEKSAKNSHASAGLAEGTRETIAKMMEALSRISSSTQDLAAVSEEQAASSEEIAGAVQNIASRVSASAASSDMVRGQMKEVAESAERVAQGSEDLADLSRELRKLVGYFRFEHEGEQRGLVPAKVNTAQKRNNPSKGR
- a CDS encoding heavy-metal-associated domain-containing protein, coding for MTNRTFQLETVSCPSCIAKIEGMLKKTGGISSSEVLFNSSRVKVSFDDSAVTAEEIRAKIESLGYRVLSEK